The Falco naumanni isolate bFalNau1 chromosome 1, bFalNau1.pat, whole genome shotgun sequence genome window below encodes:
- the GSG1L2 gene encoding germ cell-specific gene 1-like protein 2 — protein sequence MPASVPPEERRQRASAAFCLSFLSLVFSVTAFSSSYWCEGMRKVAKPFCKGQSKGDQCIGFNSPDGNNSSAVQYIWETGDDKFIDRKFHAGIWYSCEEIINEVGEKCRSFISLTPDADREMCYYSAVINGLKINAFSAVVTVLAGLLGMVAHMMYTTVFQMTVNLGPEDWRPHTWDYGWSYCLAWASFACCMAAAVTTINKYTKTILEFKHKREMLERSLKIKYKFPDHTAPDKVCNVYVNSSHNRREDPAHAIKGLHHLATISVL from the exons ATGCCAGCTTCAGTCCCACCAGAGGAAAGACGGCAGAGAGCCTCAGCAGcattttgcctcagttttctctctttagtCTTCTCCGTTACAGCATTCAGTAGCAGTTACTGGTGTGAAGGGATGAGAAAAGTTGCCAAACCTTTCTGTAAAGGACAAAGCAAAGGGGACCAGTGCATCGGCTTTAATAGCCCAGATGGGAacaacagcagtgctgtgcagtaCATTTGGGAGACAGGAGATGACAAGTTCATTGACCGAAAGTTTCACGCTGGGATTTGGTATTCCTGTGAAGAAATTATAAATGAAGTAG gtgaGAAATGTAGAAGCTTCATCAGTCTGACTCCAGATGCTGATCGAG AAATGTGCTACTACAGTGCTGTCATTAACGGGCTAAAGATCAACGCCTTTTCTGCAGTAGTCACCGTATTAGCAG GTCTTCTGGGCATGGTTGCTCACATGATGTACACAACTGTATTTCAAATGACTGTAAATCTCGGTCCTGAAGACTGGAGACCTCACACCTGGGACTATGGCTGGTCCTATTG CCTCGCATGGGCTTCCTTCGCTTGCTGTATGGCTGCAGCTGTCACCACGATTAACAAATAtacaaaaactattttggaATTCAAGCACAAAAGAGAAATGCTGGAAAGGAGTTTAAAGATTAAATACAAGTTTCCTGACCATACAGCTCCAGACAAAGTTTGCAATGTGTATGTGAACTCTTCTCACAACCGTAGAGAGGACCCTGCACACGCAATAAAAGGCTTGCATCACCTGGCCActatttcagttctgtaa